One part of the Gossypium raimondii isolate GPD5lz chromosome 1, ASM2569854v1, whole genome shotgun sequence genome encodes these proteins:
- the LOC128039860 gene encoding probable disease resistance protein At5g43740, translating to MGSEWGLSAASGLVAPLLVDYLVKPIERRIRYLFRFHKIVQELHQNQQDLAAKETQVKDDVEEAKLQIRTQVIYDQVDEWPTKAENALKDVKVLDSEIEENKRCFCLCPNWCWRYQLSQEIENKTLEIADLVKKSEFKRVGHRAKLPSLDLVTSKDNVDLKSSGAAFNKIMEALKDDIVKKIGVWGMGGVGKTTLVRNVSGKVRGFDRVIMVTVSETVDIEKIQNKIADDLDLKFGKNTEGGKATELWSRLSNGKFLVIIDDLWKEWNDDGDLRKIGIPLVKDEKGCKIILTTRNYNVCQHMECEETIQLKVLEDGEAWTLFEMNAGIKKADSRVIGEAKKIAKECKGLPLAIVTLAKALKGKALDRWKDARKKLERSGLMEIPSIQTERERKMPTFLLRSVMSI from the coding sequence ATGGGTTCGGAGTGGGGTCTCAGTGCTGCTTCTGGTTTGGTGGCACCATTGTTGGTAGACTATTTAGTGAAGCCAATCGAACGTCGTATTCGTTACTTATTTCGTTTTCATAAGATAGTTCAAGAGCTGCACCAAAACCAACAAGATTTGGCTGCAAAAGAAACTCAAGTGAAAGACGACGTTGAGGAGGCTAAATTGCAGATTCGAACTCAAGTGATCTACGACCAAGTTGATGAATGGCCGACAAAGGCAGAAAATGCCCTAAAGGATGTAAAAGTTTTGGACtctgaaattgaagaaaataagagaTGCTTCTGTCTGTGTCCTAATTGGTGTTGGCGATATCAATTAAGTCAGGAGATTGAGAATAAAACATTGGAAATAGCTGATCTCGTAAAAAAATCCGAATTTAAACGAGTCGGCCATCGTGCAAAGCTTCCTAGCTTAGATTTGGTCACATCTAAGGATAATGTGGATTTAAAATCTTCAGGTGCTGCTTTCAATAAGATCATGGAGGCATTGAAGGAtgatatagtaaaaaaaataggggTGTGGGGGATGGGAGGAGTGGGCAAAACCACCTTAGTCAGAAACGTGAGTGGTAAAGTCAGAGGATTTGATCGAGTTATAATGGTCACTGTGTCCGAAACTGTAGACattgaaaaaatacaaaacaaaattgCAGATGACTTAGACTTGAAATTTGGCAAGAACACTGAAGGCGGCAAAGCAACAGAGTTGTGGAGTAGATTGAGTAATGGAAAGTTTCTCGTAATCATCGATGATCTATGGAAGGAGTGGAATGATGATGGGGATTTGAGAAAGATAGGTATTCCATTGGTTAAAGATGAAAAGGGTTGCAAAATCATCTTGACAACACGCAACTATAATGTTTGTCAACATATGGAATGTGAGGAGACAATTCAACTGAAGGTTTTGGAAGATGGTGAAGCATGGACTCTGTTCGAAATGAATGCAGGTATCAAGAAAGCTGATTCGCGTGTTATTGGGGAGGCTAAGAAAATTGCAAAAGAATGCAAGGGCTTACCTTTAGCCATTGTAACACTAGCAAAGGCTTTAAAAGGTAAAGCTCTTGATAGGTGGAAAGATGCACGAAAAAAACTTGAAAGAAGTGGATTAATGGAGATTCCAAGCATTCaaacagagagagagagaaaaatgcCTACATTTCTCTTAAGATCAGTTATGAGCATTTGA